One SAR324 cluster bacterium genomic window carries:
- a CDS encoding methyl-accepting chemotaxis protein, protein MRLKDIPMQRKLVGSFLLVGFVPAILLTAVGVLVATTSLVTQTYEQLSGLRENKQQQLETYFAQQQSDLEVTGKTVESFQIAAKNKLTAIRDAKQIALQEYLQTIKAQSIDLAKNKLIVESMWALPNFFRNYIPEQNLKEADLNRMREELRGYWENEFTDNYQQLNGRTAPETEKYFSKLDDASIALQHAFIVNNPNPIGLKDALNKPDETAYSRLHSELQPFIRDYLQTYGFYDIFLVDSKSSRVVYSVFKELDFGTSLVDGPFAETALGRIFQLANSADAPGEFFVEDFEPYWPSFNAPAAFMAVPIFEETLTGQTQLGVVIFQFPVDRFKNVMSDRSGLGETGETYLVGNDLRLRSDSFLDPQNFSIEISFVRGTIIDTAPVQAGLFGESGVGVVKNYLNQYVLSAWSPFTFEKFNWVIVSEMAVSEVLNPRDEEGAEFYASYVELNQYYDLFLIHPDGEIFYTVAKDVDYQTNILSGPYSESNLGRVVRQAISAESISFIDFESYAPSGMAPAAFLVNPVLRASSQEEDDWQAFIKTWSGVQEGEGNTQLLVALQLSDSALNEVMLQRTGLRETGESYLVGPDLKLRTSTRDPNRNLASSLSGEVSLNGADTEPVRLALAGQSDTGLYQNYNGDWVLASFSPINVHDQTWALITEIQASEVLRPVWILALVVLVLLLGVVALVVQLALFFSRNITEPVTQTALALQTIAEEQDLTVQVDVEQEDEIGQMAEAMRQMVSQLNSALQHVEWSSRQVQQESGVLESTGRQLAEQSSTQAASLEEISSSMVELNAQTKHNHELSTRASSESQQMSRQTQ, encoded by the coding sequence TTGCGACTTAAAGACATTCCAATGCAGCGCAAGCTGGTTGGCAGTTTTTTGCTTGTGGGCTTTGTACCAGCCATATTGCTAACAGCTGTTGGTGTACTAGTGGCTACTACTTCACTAGTTACACAAACCTACGAACAACTGAGTGGACTGCGTGAGAATAAACAGCAGCAGCTAGAGACTTATTTTGCTCAGCAGCAAAGTGATCTGGAAGTGACAGGCAAGACAGTAGAAAGTTTTCAGATAGCTGCAAAGAATAAGTTGACTGCAATTCGAGATGCAAAACAGATAGCGTTGCAGGAGTACCTGCAGACAATTAAAGCCCAGAGCATCGACTTAGCCAAAAATAAGCTGATTGTTGAGAGCATGTGGGCTTTGCCCAATTTTTTTCGAAATTATATTCCAGAGCAAAATCTAAAGGAGGCCGATCTCAATAGAATGCGAGAAGAATTACGAGGATACTGGGAAAACGAATTTACTGATAATTACCAGCAATTGAATGGTAGAACAGCCCCAGAGACGGAAAAATATTTCTCTAAGTTAGACGATGCAAGCATTGCTTTGCAGCATGCTTTTATTGTCAATAATCCTAATCCAATTGGGCTGAAAGATGCGCTCAACAAACCCGATGAAACGGCTTACAGTAGGCTCCACTCTGAACTGCAGCCCTTCATCCGAGACTATCTGCAAACGTATGGATTCTATGACATCTTCCTTGTGGATTCTAAAAGCAGTCGAGTTGTTTATTCCGTTTTCAAGGAACTCGATTTTGGTACTTCTTTGGTAGATGGACCTTTTGCTGAGACAGCGTTGGGGAGAATTTTTCAGCTAGCCAACTCTGCGGATGCTCCCGGTGAGTTTTTTGTTGAGGATTTTGAGCCCTATTGGCCTAGTTTTAATGCTCCAGCTGCGTTCATGGCGGTTCCCATTTTTGAGGAAACATTGACGGGCCAAACCCAATTGGGAGTGGTAATTTTCCAGTTCCCTGTGGATCGTTTCAAGAATGTGATGAGTGATCGTAGCGGTTTAGGAGAGACTGGGGAGACCTATCTAGTTGGCAATGACCTACGCTTGCGTTCCGATTCTTTTCTAGATCCTCAAAATTTTTCGATAGAGATCTCGTTCGTCAGAGGGACAATAATCGATACGGCTCCTGTCCAGGCGGGTCTGTTTGGAGAATCGGGAGTGGGTGTAGTGAAAAATTATCTGAACCAGTATGTGCTAAGTGCATGGAGTCCTTTTACATTTGAAAAATTCAACTGGGTGATAGTCAGTGAGATGGCAGTCAGCGAAGTACTCAATCCAAGAGACGAGGAGGGGGCTGAATTCTATGCTAGCTATGTAGAGTTGAATCAATACTATGATCTGTTTCTGATCCATCCAGATGGTGAGATCTTCTACACTGTTGCCAAGGATGTCGACTACCAAACAAATATCCTGAGTGGACCCTACTCAGAGAGTAATTTGGGCAGAGTGGTACGACAAGCGATCAGTGCAGAAAGCATAAGCTTCATAGACTTTGAGTCATACGCTCCAAGTGGAATGGCTCCTGCTGCGTTTCTAGTGAATCCAGTCCTAAGGGCTTCATCCCAGGAAGAGGATGATTGGCAGGCATTTATTAAAACGTGGTCTGGTGTTCAAGAGGGGGAGGGAAATACTCAATTGTTGGTTGCCTTACAGTTGTCAGACAGCGCCCTGAATGAAGTGATGCTGCAACGCACCGGTCTCAGAGAGACTGGAGAGTCCTATCTGGTGGGTCCTGACCTCAAACTACGAACCAGCACCCGTGATCCCAACCGTAACCTGGCCTCCTCTCTCAGTGGAGAGGTCTCTCTCAATGGGGCTGACACCGAGCCAGTCCGCTTGGCCCTGGCGGGTCAGAGTGACACTGGTCTCTATCAAAACTACAATGGCGACTGGGTGCTGGCTTCCTTCTCTCCGATTAATGTCCATGATCAAACCTGGGCTCTGATCACTGAGATCCAGGCTTCTGAAGTCCTGCGCCCTGTCTGGATCCTTGCTCTGGTAGTGTTGGTCCTGCTGCTGGGTGTCGTGGCCCTGGTGGTCCAACTGGCCCTCTTCTTCTCCCGTAACATCACGGAGCCAGTCACCCAGACTGCCCTGGCCCTGCAAACCATTGCCGAAGAGCAGGACCTGACCGTACAAGTTGATGTTGAGCAGGAAGATGAGATTGGCCAGATGGCCGAAGCAATGCGTCAGATGGTCTCTCAACTCAATAGCGCTCTGCAGCACGTGGAGTGGTCTTCTCGTCAGGTCCAGCAGGAGTCGGGTGTGTTGGAGAGTACAGGTCGGCAGTT
- a CDS encoding MBL fold metallo-hydrolase — MFGLGYRICPVTPFVQNCSLIWCKATRQAAFVDPGGEVDRLLGILEKADLTLEKIILTHGHLDHVGATGEMVERLGVPVEGPHEDDLFWIEALDEQSRYFNFPKVSAFLPNRWLRQGDEVTFGEQTLQVRHCPGHTPGHVVLIHELSRRVWVGDVLFQGSIGRTDFPRGNHAQLLESIRTQLLLLDNDFAFVPGHGPESTIGHEKQHNPFLQ, encoded by the coding sequence ATGTTTGGTCTCGGTTATCGGATTTGTCCTGTCACCCCCTTTGTTCAGAACTGTTCTTTGATCTGGTGTAAAGCAACTCGCCAAGCTGCTTTTGTGGATCCAGGGGGGGAAGTGGATCGTTTACTGGGAATTCTGGAAAAAGCAGATCTTACTCTGGAGAAGATCATCCTGACTCACGGTCATCTAGATCACGTTGGAGCGACAGGAGAGATGGTTGAGCGACTTGGTGTTCCGGTAGAGGGTCCCCATGAAGATGATCTGTTTTGGATTGAAGCTTTAGATGAGCAGAGTCGCTACTTCAACTTCCCAAAGGTGTCTGCTTTTCTACCAAACCGTTGGCTCCGTCAGGGTGACGAGGTAACTTTTGGAGAACAAACCCTACAGGTTCGTCATTGTCCAGGACACACTCCCGGACATGTGGTGCTGATCCATGAACTGTCCCGCCGGGTTTGGGTGGGTGATGTGCTCTTTCAGGGCTCGATTGGTCGGACTGACTTCCCACGTGGAAACCATGCACAGTTGCTGGAGTCCATTCGTACCCAACTCCTGCTCTTGGATAATGATTTTGCGTTTGTTCCTGGACACGGACCTGAATCAACGATTGGTCACGAGAAGCAACACAACCCCTTCCTACAATAA
- a CDS encoding DNA adenine methylase, whose translation MTAETEPKFRRIRRSASQANLESRHQGREGRMLENALRTPPQGREGYSLTHGLHPYPARFHPNLPRTILKWLAQEHEGQSPRLCDPFMGGGTLLVESLCRGWEVTGNDINPIAALVARERCRGRLPKHAVMVWNALEFLQNEVERRRRDKIRVEHPHLSMLKTHYQPHIFAEMLQWSDCLEQLYPGPDRDTLRFVFSSLVGKFSRRIEEGNDGEKKEKGNFPRGAFSLWMQRKTREVLERQQDLSRRLTDPKMRPQIWQQDVRELSLPQGCDPFDCLITSPPYPGTYDYLDHHRLRLRWLHFSIQELALKEIGTRRQHSAAQWKEVFRTCMLKMRQVTVSGGHCFLVLGDWVDQGHKTDALEYVEKYADSVGWAVEGAASVRRPVYEEQLKEDFGESGRWEHLIWLRNQVQARPPSPVSTEEEEE comes from the coding sequence ATGACTGCTGAAACTGAACCTAAGTTTCGTCGCATTCGACGTTCTGCCTCTCAAGCTAACCTTGAATCTCGTCACCAAGGACGTGAAGGAAGGATGCTGGAGAATGCCTTGCGCACTCCTCCTCAGGGACGTGAAGGCTATTCCTTGACCCATGGGTTGCATCCCTATCCTGCTCGCTTCCACCCCAATTTGCCTCGTACCATTCTGAAATGGTTGGCACAGGAACATGAGGGCCAGTCACCCCGCTTGTGTGATCCCTTCATGGGTGGGGGAACGCTATTGGTTGAGAGCCTTTGCCGAGGATGGGAGGTCACAGGCAACGACATTAATCCGATTGCAGCACTGGTTGCTAGGGAACGTTGCCGTGGTCGTCTGCCCAAGCATGCTGTAATGGTCTGGAATGCCTTGGAATTCCTCCAAAACGAAGTCGAGCGACGGCGTCGTGATAAGATTCGAGTCGAGCATCCCCACTTGTCCATGCTGAAAACCCACTACCAACCCCATATCTTTGCTGAGATGCTGCAGTGGTCGGATTGCTTGGAACAGCTCTATCCAGGTCCAGATCGAGATACCTTACGCTTTGTTTTTTCCAGTTTGGTTGGTAAGTTTTCCCGTCGCATTGAAGAAGGGAATGACGGCGAAAAAAAGGAAAAAGGTAATTTCCCGCGTGGAGCTTTCTCTTTGTGGATGCAGCGAAAAACCCGAGAGGTGCTGGAACGTCAGCAGGATCTGAGTCGACGTCTGACTGACCCAAAAATGCGGCCACAAATCTGGCAGCAGGATGTGCGGGAATTGAGCTTGCCACAAGGTTGTGATCCATTCGATTGTCTGATCACTAGTCCGCCCTATCCAGGAACCTATGACTACCTTGATCATCATCGCTTACGGTTGCGCTGGTTGCACTTCTCCATTCAGGAACTTGCGCTGAAGGAGATTGGCACACGACGACAGCATTCGGCTGCACAGTGGAAAGAAGTGTTCCGTACGTGTATGCTGAAAATGCGGCAAGTGACGGTATCAGGTGGACATTGCTTCTTGGTCTTGGGAGACTGGGTAGACCAAGGTCACAAGACAGATGCACTGGAATATGTTGAAAAGTATGCGGACAGTGTCGGTTGGGCTGTGGAAGGTGCCGCTTCGGTTCGCCGTCCCGTCTACGAAGAACAATTGAAAGAAGATTTTGGAGAAAGTGGTCGCTGGGAACACCTGATCTGGCTAAGAAACCAAGTGCAGGCTCGGCCACCCAGCCCTGTCTCAACAGAGGAGGAGGAAGAATAG